From a single Nicotiana tabacum cultivar K326 chromosome 8, ASM71507v2, whole genome shotgun sequence genomic region:
- the LOC107762002 gene encoding putative clathrin assembly protein At5g57200, whose translation MERFRKAYDRLKDSTKVGLAKVKSEFKDLDIAIVKATNHVESPPKERHIAKIAVATSITCPRADVAYCIHALNRRLSKTRNWIVVIKTLIVIHRVLREGDPSFREELLRYSQRGHIFQLSNFKDDSSPLAWDCSAWVRTYALFLEERLECFRTLKYDIEAERLTKTSAGADKVHCRTRLLNGEELLEQLPALQQLLYRLTGCQPEGGACYNFLIQYALALVLKESFKIYCAINDGIINLVDFFFEMSKHDAIKALDIYKRAGQQAENLAHFYDFCRGLDIARTFQFPTLKQPPTSFLATMEEYIREAPQTGSMPNNRLEYQETKKKPEKPEEPLPEVREKQVEEAKTNKVTQVEAQNETLPVKEEETPPLISREEPADLLGLNQLDPRVAELEENNALALAIIPPGKENLSANYQASETGKTSGWELALLTAPSNNRSQIAPDKKLAGGFDKLLLDSLYEDDVSRRQIQLQQAGYSVGYGYEMPGQSSINHDDPFAMSNHIAPPTNVQMLVSQQQQQQMMQQQQMMQQQHMMLQQQQPQQNMMMVQYQHQYSQQTWYMGSSNPFGDPLSYPPSAMPPQRNHPLI comes from the exons atggAGAGATTTAGAAAAGCATACGACAGGCTAAAGGATTCCACGAAGGTTGGCTTAGCCAAGGTCAAAAGCGAATTCAAG GATTTAGATATTGCCATTGTTAAAGCAACAAACCACGTTGAGAGCCctccaaaagaaaggcatattgCAA AGATTGCTGTTGCAACATCGATAACATGCCCACGAGCAGATGTTGCCTACTGCATTCATGCACTTAACAGACGATTGTCAAAGACACGCAATTGGATT GTTGTGATAAAGACGCTGATAGTTATTCATAGGGTGTTGCGAGAAGGCGATCCTTCATTCAGGGAGGAACTACTCCGCTACTCTCAAAGAGGGCATATTTTTCAACTATCAAACTTCAAGGATGACTCAAGTCCTCTTG CTTGGGATTGCTCAGCCTGGGTAAGGACATACGCGCTCTTTCTGGAGGAAAGACTCGAGTGCTTTAGGACTTTAAAATATGATATTGAGGCAGAAAGATTGACCAAAACTTCAGCTGGAGCAGACAAG GTGCATTGCAGAACAAGGCTTTTGAATGGCGAAGAACTTTTAGAGCAGCTCCCAGCATTACAGCAGCTTCTGTATCGCTTAACTGGTTGCCAG CCTGAAGGAGGAGCTTGCTATAACTTTCTCATTCAGTATGCCTTGGCTCTG GTGTTGAAGGAGAGTTTTAAGATCTATTGTGCAATCAACGATGGGATAATCAATCTTGTGGACTTT TTTTTTGAGATGTCCAAGCATGATGCTATAAAAGCTCTCGACATATACAAACGAGCTGGGCAACAG GCTGAAAATCTAGCTCATTTTTATGACTTCTGCAGAGGCTTGGATATAGCTCGAACCTTTCAATTTCCCACATTGAAACAG CCTCCTACTTCGTTTCTGGCAACGATGGAGGAATACATTAGAGAAGCACCTCAAACGGGCTCAATGCCAAATAATAGGCTG GAGTATCAAGAAACCAAGAAGAAACCTGAAAAGCCTGAAGAGCCTTTACCTGAAGTAAGGGAAAAACAAGTTGAAGAAGCTAAAACTAATAAAGTAACACAGGTTGAAGCACAAAACGAAACACTACCTGTGAAAGAGGAAGAAACCCCACCACTGATATCAAGAGAAGAGCCTGCTGATTTGCTG GGTTTGAATCAACTGGATCCAAGAGTTGCAGAATTAGAGGAAAACAATGCATTGGCTCTTGCAATCATACCGCCTG GCAAAGAAAATCTATCAGCTAATTATCAAGCGAGTGAAACTGGAAAAACATCAGGTTGGGAATTGGCTCTTCTTACAGCACCAAGTAACAATAGAAGCCAAATTGCACCAGATAAGAAATTG GCTGGAGGATTCGACAAGCTACTACTCGACAGTTTATATGAAGACGATGTATCCAGGAGGCAAATACAGCTGCAACAAGCTGGCTACAGCGTGGGGTATGGGTATGAAATGCCTGGACAGAGTTCAATCAATCACGATGACCCCTTTGCAATGTCAAATCACATAGCCCCTCCAACAAACGTACAAATGCTAGTGTctcagcagcaacaacagcaaatGATGCAACAGCAGCAGATGATGCAACA